In Labrus mixtus chromosome 11, fLabMix1.1, whole genome shotgun sequence, a single window of DNA contains:
- the atn1 gene encoding atrophin-1 isoform X1, whose amino-acid sequence MKTRTHKESMPMRSGRRRGTSEERRGRRPHPSPTRPERNDRQTQRGAGEELAGNRFSRRSQGHDSSESEGEELVSPPKRQKVQDPASTPNPPTSTHSTDSSAPSNVPPPTSVTSQSRESDNEDGQSQGSRSSVVGSLANSSSSLSSGRDIDQDNRSSSPSLSASPLGSLDSDSDGPDSPKHGEREREKGKEGGVGKVAGEDRRVLREGRGGEESCGDGEKREVDARNEDCPSLKPPSTPCSSSGLTPSLRGAGDSSNDSNSGRKSYFSLDSKLMCKVEYGGPTGVDRINSKASSQCVSKPAISGGDFSHSNPNIPHPLPPPLPPPPALKPLELGGQNLPAEVKTERDKIEKTDKLEKSNPPSLLPQTSPLPLSQSQPQTQSPAHPHHYSSTSWQSGTPTGCQVNWGYTRYPGNHHPHQPQHQPPVQQQQLPSVYNPPSSRHSSSHPSYLPHSHHHHREYLPRYAGGGGDRERGAEGERERGVRGESGGREINREFSAPIGNGSNNSGGGNSNNACGGIGGSNSIQGREFGGHSVGRNRDFQGSGRDGPNLGPEKRDFGPTYRERERGGERERERERDTGRDFPLPNQNQSRDFGPNGTGGGGQRDKDGGRWGEFGGQTREVVSTSNQNNNSITPSSTSGLPVTPMLNRDPPASPQNNPSHTSHSSQPPHPHPHPPNPSNREFPSPIDQAQTPSSGADHFHREFPPTGGKDFPASAPSSTATNREYLSPPGVTPNLGREYSGPGGTHHPHQTHPHYQSGSRDREREPNMRESALYQNRGGPNQPPALSPSSSSSHHGHPLNAPYPPPPPLPQSQTSHTQPPPSNMASNVRPPHYQSSSQTPPTPLSPLPSQSTNQMGSFSSFPPGSSSGPSVPLPGSGVSSSCSPGCRPSPFHGTLNSQPPFSGTYHSNGNSGSNIANSNSNSSAPNNSNTNSQSLSPQNVSKGPPPLSNSANNSISIPASSSLLPGGDGHADSAPPPTPVIKEEPIEDREESESPPVLRSPSPEPKPVDIPIHASQSARFHKVLDRGSGNSCARSDVLFVPLDGSKLWKKRNEVIERARREVEQRARDLREKERERERERERERELDRHLQQQKDINAAGGGRQGSTLFFPSSTSIILDPSSSSSSAVGNSVSQPPPHHQHHHSHPHAHLTQAHHLHPSLAHSIPHSLLLPSMAGASAVVGGPQGALGIGLGGPYLGPDTPALRTLSEYARPHAMSPLGAASRAQAHHAQVHHGHPHVHPSFFLPQFQNHGLGHPHHLPTDAATAAAILGFLYGGSLEGGHGVGGHPGMAGGPIPGGIGGAGLGGVGFPHAMAAHRERIKQGFEFKSDERIYPPGSIHDPAALALVHSHSHAHAHAHAHANAHAHAHAHSLLLGGGAAGANEVALYGTPPPPAPPGPPHLQNPSLAPVPRPPNPTAPQSLSNPPPSSLLPPSIPSHQSSAPPAAPTAPPGPAAPPPAPPPTQTAPPTSNAASLHHPVPHTSFPSSLSSHLPPAPAQAAPPETYPTPTRSPTSFERERSGERERERERDRAPLPAFGERERERERERERGGSGGSGGSGGSGGGSGGGTSGGGGGGGGGENLGRLQMLNVTPHHHQHSHIHSHLHLHQQDTATGGVHPLMDPLASGSPLARLPYPGATLGNPILAHPLTDSEVLRQQLFGEEKAPRPCAPFRDLPQPSSLTGPMSAAHQLQAMQQAQSAELQIQRLALEQQWIHHHHHHSLTQDEYYSHLKKESDKTV is encoded by the exons atgaaaacacggACACACAAAGAATCG ATGCCCATGCGCAGTGGGCGACGGCGGGGGACAAGTGAGGAGAGACGGGGAAGGCGCCCGCACCCCAGTCCCACTCGCCCTGAACGCAACGATAGACAGACG CAAAGAGGTGCTGGTGAGGAATTGGCTGGAAATCGCTTCAGTCGCAGATCACAAGGGCATGATTCAtcagagagtgagggggaggaACTTGTGTCTCCTCCAAAGAGGCAGAAAGTTCAG GATCCAGCCTCTACCCCTAACCCTCCTACATCAACACACTCGACTGACAGCTCAGCCCCTTCCAATGTCCCACCTCCAACTTCAGTTACCAGCCAATCCCGGGAGAGTGACAATGAAGATGGCCAATCCCAGGGCAGTAGGAGTTCAGTTGTAGGGAGCCTGGCCAATAGCAGCAGTAGTCTGAGCAGTGGGAGGGATATAGACCAGGACAATCGTTCCTCATCCCCGAGTCTATCCGCTTCCCCTCTGGGTAGCCTGGACTCTGATTCCGATGGCCCTGACTCACCAAAGCACGGAGAGAGGGAACGAGAAAAAGGCAAGGAGGGAGGAGTGGGCAAGGTGGcaggagaggataggagagtgctaagagaggggagaggaggggaagagtcCTGTGGAGATGGAGAAAAGCGGGAGGTGGATGCACGTAATGAAGACTGTCCATCTCTTAAGCCCCCGTCCACTCCTTGCTCTTCCTCGGGTCTGACTCCCTCTCTGCGCGGAGCTGGGGATTCATCAAATGACAGCAATAGTGGGAGAAAGTCCTATTTTTCCCTGGACTCCAAACTGATGTGTAAAGTTGAATATGGCGGACCGACGGGCGTTGACAGAATTAATTCCAAAGCCAGTTCGCAGTGTGTGTCCAAGCCAGCTATCTCAGGAGGAGATTTTTCTCATAGCAACCCCAATATTCCCCACCCTTTGccccctcctctacctcctccacCTGCCCTGAAGCCCCTGGAGCTTGGGGGACAAAACCTGCCTGCTGAAGTAAAGACAGAACGAGACAAAATAGAAAAGACAGACAAACTGGAGAAGTCCAATCCTCCATCTCTGTTGCCTCAAACCAGCCCCCTTCCACTGTCCCAGTCCCAGCCTCAAACCCAATCCCCCGCCCACCCTCACCATTACAGCTCTACTAGCTGGCAGAGTGGCACACCAACGGGTTGCCAGGTGAACTGGGGTTACACTCGTTACCCCGGCAACCACCACCCGCACCAACCCCAGCACCAGCcacctgtgcagcagcagcagcttccctCTGTGTACAACCCTCCGTCCTCTCGCCACTCCTCCTCCCACCCCTCTTACCTTCCCCATTCCCACCACCATCACAGGGAGTACCTTCCCAGGTATGCtggggggggaggggacagagagaggggagccgaaggggagagggagaggggagtgaGGGGGGAAAGTGGGGGGAGGGAGATCAACAGGGAGTTCTCTGCTCCTATTGGCAACGGCAGCAACAATAGCGGTGGGGGTAATAGTAATAATGCTTGTGGCGGGATTGGTGGGTCTAACAGCATCCAAGGCAGAGAGTTTGGGGGTCACTCAGTTGGTCGGAACCGGGACTTCCAAGGTTCTGGCAGAGATGGACCTAATTTGGGCCCTGAAAAAAGAGACTTTGGTCCaacatacagagaaagagagcgaggggggGAAAGGGAACGGGAAAGGGAACGAGATACAGGGAGGGACTTCCCTCTGCCAAACCAAAACCAGAGTAGAGACTTTGGCCCCAATGGAACTGGAGGAGGGGGCCAAAGAGACAAAGATGGAGGCAGGTGGGGTGAGTTTGGGGGGCAGACTAGAGAGGTGGTTAGCACCAGtaaccaaaacaacaactccATTACTCCAAGTTCAACCAGCGGGCTACCTGTCACCCCAATGCTGAATCGAGACCCCCCGGCATCACCCCAAAACAACCCCAGTCACACATCCCATTCCTCCCAGCCTCCACATCCACACCCACATCccccaaacccatccaaccgaGAGTTCCCTTCTCCTATAGACCAAGCACAAACTCCCTCCTCTGGAGCAGACCACTTTCACAGAGAGTTTCCACCCACTGGAGGAAAAGACTTTCCTGCTAGTGCACCATCTTCCACTGCCACAAATCGAGAGTACCTAAGCCCCCCTGGGGTGACTCCTAATCTAGGACGAGAGTATTCAGGACCTGGAGGAACCCATCACCCCCACCAAACTCACCCCCACTACCAGTCTGGGTctagagacagagaaagagagcccAACATGCGAGAATCTGCTCTGTACCAAAACCGCGGAGGCCCAAATCAGCCTCCTGCactatctccttcctcttcctccagccATCATGGACACCCTCTGAATGCCCCTTATCCCCCTCCACCACCTCTACCCCAAAGTCAAACCTCCCACACCCAGCCACCTCCATCAAATATGGCCTCCAATGTACGCCCCCCACATTACCAGTCCTCCTCCCAGACCCCTCCAACACCCTTATCTCCATTACCCAGCCAATCCACCAATCAGATGGGAAGCTTCTCATCTTTTCCCCCCGGCTCGTCCTCTGGACCCAGCGTGCCGCTTCCGGGTTCAGGTGTGTCATCCAGCTGTTCACCTGGATGTCGGCCCTCCCCTTTCCATGGCACTTTGAACAGCCAACCACCATTCAGTGGAACGTACCACTCCAATGGGAACAGTGGCAGTAACATAGCCAACAGCAATAGCAACAGTAGCGCACCGAACAACAGCAATACCAACTCGCAATCTCTCTCGCCTCAAAATGTTTCCAAAGGACCCCCACCTCTTAGTAACTCTGCGAACAACAGCATTTCCATCCCAGCCTCAAGCTCTTTGCTCCCTGGTGGAGATGGACACGCAGATTCCGCTCCACCTCCCACACCTGTGATCAAAGAGGAGCCAATAGAAGACAGGGAAGAGAGTGAAAGTCCACCCGTGCTGAGAAGCCCATCTCCTGAACCCAAACCTGTAGACATTCCCATCCATGCCAGCCAATCAGCAAG ATTTCACAAGGTCCTTGATCGTGGCAGCGGGAATTCCTGTGCACGAAGTGATGTGCTTTTTGTCCCGTTGGACGGCTCCAAACTGTGGAAGAAAAGGAACGAGGTTATTGAAAGGGCACGTAGGGAGGTGGAGCAGCGAGCCAGAGacctgagagaaaaagagagagaacgagaaagGGAGCGTGAGCGTGAGAGGGAACTGGATCGACATCTACAG cagcagaaggaCATTAATGCCGCCGGAGGAGGTCGCCAGGGCTCCACTCTCTTCTTCCCCTCCTCAACTTCTATCATCCTCGAcccttcatcttcttcctcctctgccgtGGGGAACTCCGTCTCTCAACCTCCCCCTCACCACCAGCATCATCACTCACACCCGCATGCTCACCTTACTCAAGCACACCATCTCCACCCCAGCCTTGCTCACTCTATCCCGCACTCCCTCTTACTGCCATCAATGGCTGGGGCCTCAGCGGTAGTTGGAGGCCCCCAGGGAGCCCTAGGAATAGGTTTAGGAGGTCCATATCTGGGCCCTGACACTCCAGCACTTAGGACCCTGAGCGAGTATGCCCGCCCTCATGCTATGTCTCCACTCGGGGCGGCAAGTCGTGCTCAGGCTCACCACGCTCAAGTTCACCATGGCCATCCCCATGTGCACCCTTCATTTTTCCTTCCTCAATTCCAAAATCACGGTTTAGGCCACCCACATCACCTGCCCACTGACGCAGCTACAGCAGCAGCCATATTGGGCTTTCTGTACGGCGGCAGCCTTGAAGGGGGTCATGGTGTTGGAGGCCATCCTGGGATGGCAGGAGGCCCAATACCTGGAGGGATTGGGGGCGCAGGGTTAGGAGGAGTTGGATTTCCTCATGCGATGGCTGCTCATCGAGAGCGTATAAAGCAAGGGTTTGAATTTAAGAGCGATGAGCGGATTTACCCACCAGGATCCATACATGATCCTGCAGCTCTTGCCCTTGTTCACTCTCATTCTCATGCTCATGCTCATGCCCATGCCCATGCCAATGCCCATGcccatgcacatgcacactctCTGCTCCTTGGAGGAGGTGCAGCAGGAGCAAATGAGGTGGCACTTTATGGCACTCCTCCTCCGCCAGCACCGCCTGGCCCCCCACACCTCCAAAATCCATCTCTGGCCCCAGTACCTCGACCTCCCAACCCAACTGCCCCTCAGTCCCTGTCCAATccacctccctcttctctcctcccaccCTCCATTCCCTCTCACCAGTCTTCTGCCCCGCCAGCTGCCCCCACAGCCCCACCAGGCCCTGCTGCTCCACCACCCGCTCCTCCTCCTACCCAAACTGCTCCACCAACGTCCAATGCTGCCTCACTTCATCACCCTGTCCCTCATACTTCTTTTCCCAGCTCCCTATCCTCTCATCTGCCACCAGCCCCTGCCCAAGCCGCTCCCCCGGAGACCTACCCCACTCCAACCCGCTCTCCCACCTCCTTTGAGCGAGAGAGGAGTGGGGaaagagagcgggagagagagagagacagagcaccTTTGCCTGCTTTTGGtgaaagagagcgagaaagagagagggagagagaaaggggaggaagtggtggaagtggaggaagtggaggaagtggagggggAAGCGGAGGAGGGACaagcggaggaggaggtggaggaggtggaggagagaatCTGGGGCGTCTGCAGATGTTAAACGTGACACCTCATCATCACCAGCATTCACACATCCACTCGCATCTTCACCTGCACCAGCAAGACACAG CGACGGGCGGGGTTCACCCCCTGATGGACCCGTTGGCGTCGGGGTCTCCTTTGGCACGCCTCCCTTACCCAGGAGCCACACTAGGCAACCCCATCCTGGCTCACCCCCTCACTGACAGCGAGGTGCTCCGCCAACAGCTGTTCGGTGAGGAGAAGGCTCCTCGTCCAT GTGCTCCTTTCCGTGACCTGCCCCAGCCGTCCTCCCTCACTGGTCCGATGTCAGCAGCCCATCAGCTCCAGGCCATGCAGCAGGCCCAGAGCGCGGAGCTGCAGATCCAGAGACTGGCCCTGGAACAACAGTGGatccatcaccatcaccaccactcCCTCACCCAGGACGAGTATTACAG TCACCTGAAGAAAGAAAGTGACAAGACCGTGTGA